In Pantoea agglomerans, the genomic stretch TGTCGGCAAGCGTGACAACGTCACTGATGGCGGCATTGCGGAACACGCCCACGTAGCGCAGCGGCGCGCCCGCTATCACCTGCCGCGCCTGCGCTGCGTCGATGCGGCGCGGCGATCCTTCGGCGAAGATCAGGCCGCCGTGAAGCGCGCCAGCCTCAAAGGCAGCGCGCGCATCTTCCGCACGCGTCAGGCCGCACACTTTGTTGTCGCCCAGCAGCACGCGGCGCACCGCGCCCGCTAAATCGCGCTCTTCCATCAGCGCCGAGCCGATCAGAAAGCCGTTAGCGAAGTGGCTCAGCTCGCGCACCTGTGCATAGTTATGAATGCCCGATTCGCTGATCACCGTGACGCCGTGCGACAGGCGCGGCGCCAGCTGGCGCGTGCGGTTGAGATCGATCGACATATCGCGCAGATCGCGGTTATTGATGCCGACAACTTTCGCTTCCAGCGCAATGGCGCGCTCCAGCTCCGCTTCGTTGCTGACCTCGGTCAGCACGCCCATCTTCAGGCTGTGCGCCACGGCAGCCAGCTGGCGATACTCGTCATCACTCAGCACCGAGAGCATCAGCAGCACTGCGTCCGCCTGATAGTGGCGCGCCAGATAGATCTGATAAGGGTCGATAATAAAGTCTTTACACAGCACCGGCTGCGTGAGCGCCGCGCTGACGATCGGCAGAAAATCGAAGCTGCCCTGGAAATATTTCTCATCGGTCAGCACCGATACGGCAGAGGCGTAGTGGCGATAGATACCCGCAATAGCCGCCGGATCGAAATCTTCACGGATCAGCCCTTTAGAAGGGGATGCTTTCTTGCACTCCAGAATAAACACGGTGCGGGCACCCTGCAGCGCATGATAAAAGCTGCGAGAGGCGGGCTGCACGTCATTCTGAAAGGAGGCGAGCGGCTGCTGTGCCTTGCGCGCTTCAACCCACTGCGCTTTGTCCTGAACAATCTTCTCTAAAATTGTACCTTGCATGGTTATCCTCTTGCTGCCAGAGCGACAACGCGTTCATAGGCCTGTCCGCTGCGGATAGCCTGAAGCGCACGCTGCGCGTTTTCACGCAAATCTTCATGGCCGAACACTTTTAATAACATCGCCACGTTGACGGCGACCGCTTCCTCATGGGCCTGCTGGCCATTACCCTGAAGTAAACGCGTCAGAATGTCACGGTTTTCTTCCGGCGTGCCGCCCGCCAGCGCTTCCTTGGGATGGAAGCCGAAACCAAAGTCTTCCGGTGTGAGCTGATAGCGGGTGATCTCGCCGTCGCGCAGCTCGGCAACGTGGGTTTCGCTGTGCAGCGCCACCTCGTCCATGCCGCCGCCGTGTACCACCGCGGCGCGCTGGTAGCCCAGCACCTTCAGCGTCTGGGCGATCGGCAGCACCAGCTCGGGACTGTAGACGCCAATCACCGCCAGCGGCGGCCGCGCCGGATTGATCAGCGGGCCGAGCACGTTGAACAGCGTGCGGGTTTTCAGCTGCTGGCGCACCGGCATGGCGTGGCGAAAGCCGGTGTGATACTGCGGCGCGAACAGGAAGCAGACGTTGAGATCGTCCAGCGCCGCGCGCGCCTGCTCAGCGGGCATATCCAGGCTGATGCCGAACGCCGCCAGCAGATCGGAGGAGCCCGACTTGCTGGAGACGCTGCGGTTGCCGTG encodes the following:
- the trpCF gene encoding bifunctional indole-3-glycerol-phosphate synthase TrpC/phosphoribosylanthranilate isomerase TrpF, whose protein sequence is MQGTILEKIVQDKAQWVEARKAQQPLASFQNDVQPASRSFYHALQGARTVFILECKKASPSKGLIREDFDPAAIAGIYRHYASAVSVLTDEKYFQGSFDFLPIVSAALTQPVLCKDFIIDPYQIYLARHYQADAVLLMLSVLSDDEYRQLAAVAHSLKMGVLTEVSNEAELERAIALEAKVVGINNRDLRDMSIDLNRTRQLAPRLSHGVTVISESGIHNYAQVRELSHFANGFLIGSALMEERDLAGAVRRVLLGDNKVCGLTRAEDARAAFEAGALHGGLIFAEGSPRRIDAAQARQVIAGAPLRYVGVFRNAAISDVVTLADTLQLSAVQLHGDEDRDYVAQLRAALPATVAIWKALSIQSALPARDWPHVDRYVFDNGNGGSGERFDWSLLQDQELSNVLLAGGLGADNCVEAARLGCAGLDFNSGVESAPGIKDASKIAAVFRTLRAY